From one Amycolatopsis sp. FDAARGOS 1241 genomic stretch:
- a CDS encoding alpha/beta hydrolase has translation MTKVHPPFDPEIAAALVAVNSALPSSVTPDLIGRLRELTAAGHTMSLAEIREHADAEEVDGNGVPLLVLRPKGSDPAVPLPGVYFLHGGGMMAGNNRTGADWALAWLAELPMVVVSADYRLAPEHPHPAPVEDCYTGLTWLGDHLAELGIDPDRLVVAGGGLAAATALLARDRGGPRLRGQLLVCPMIDDRASTPSSTELVGEGVWDSVSNATGWSALLGAAAGGPAVSPYAAPARATDLSGLPPAFLEVGSVETFRDEAVAYASRLWQAGGQAELHVWPGGCHGFDEVVPHAPMAREARASRVNWLRRVLAE, from the coding sequence ATGACGAAGGTGCACCCGCCGTTCGACCCGGAGATCGCCGCGGCGCTCGTGGCCGTGAACTCCGCGCTGCCGTCGTCCGTCACGCCGGACCTCATCGGACGTCTGCGCGAGCTGACGGCCGCGGGTCACACGATGAGCCTGGCCGAGATCCGCGAACACGCCGACGCCGAGGAGGTGGACGGCAACGGCGTGCCGTTGCTCGTACTGCGGCCGAAAGGCAGCGACCCGGCCGTGCCGCTGCCGGGGGTGTACTTCCTGCACGGCGGCGGCATGATGGCCGGCAACAACCGCACCGGCGCCGACTGGGCACTGGCTTGGCTGGCGGAGCTCCCGATGGTGGTGGTGAGCGCCGATTACCGGCTCGCGCCCGAGCACCCGCACCCGGCGCCCGTCGAGGACTGCTACACCGGGCTGACGTGGCTCGGCGACCACCTCGCCGAGCTGGGCATCGACCCGGACCGGCTCGTGGTCGCCGGCGGCGGACTCGCGGCCGCCACCGCGCTGCTCGCGCGCGACCGCGGCGGCCCGCGTCTGCGCGGCCAGCTGCTGGTGTGCCCGATGATCGACGACCGCGCGAGCACCCCCTCGAGCACGGAGCTGGTCGGCGAAGGCGTGTGGGATAGCGTCTCCAACGCCACCGGCTGGTCGGCCCTGCTGGGAGCCGCAGCCGGTGGCCCGGCCGTCTCGCCCTACGCGGCCCCGGCCCGAGCCACCGACCTTTCCGGGCTGCCGCCCGCGTTCCTCGAGGTCGGTTCCGTCGAGACGTTCCGCGACGAGGCCGTCGCCTACGCCTCGCGGCTGTGGCAGGCGGGCGGGCAGGCCGAGCTGCACGTGTGGCCCGGTGGCTGCCACGGGTTCGACGAGGTGGTGCCGCACGCCCCGATGGCGCGCGAGGCCCGGGCGAGCCGCGTCAACTGGCTGCGCCGCGTGCTCGCGGAGTGA
- a CDS encoding PucR family transcriptional regulator → MRELAGRMRAVDPGAGAALQVIAHFDALVEARAGLEATVRAAAVLAGCPAGLVVPGRRLRVRVEPDGRRVAGEPSGFSVPLPGYPGALAWVERSVPEPGQAEFDRVLAERLATTVRIVLDRTGPGAANGDPAAVEVLVDAGADEDTRVRAARRAGLAVDGVFTVTVSTGGPRPPGAARLGDLDVTVAPAGSPTGARSAAGLRDLPWSYEQARLAFRLTADGEPGSSHVDAAALGGLLALAEGCDTQAAVAEVTLLERVLAAHPWALETLTAVAAEPSLRAAAAVVPVHHSTLQSRVDLLTAELGYGPATPAGRTRLTIALALRRFRRTR, encoded by the coding sequence GTGCGTGAGCTGGCTGGGCGGATGCGGGCGGTCGACCCCGGGGCCGGGGCCGCGTTGCAGGTGATCGCCCACTTCGACGCCCTGGTGGAGGCCCGCGCCGGGCTGGAAGCGACGGTGCGGGCCGCCGCCGTGCTCGCCGGCTGCCCCGCGGGTCTCGTCGTCCCGGGCCGGCGGCTGCGGGTGCGCGTGGAGCCCGACGGTCGGCGTGTGGCGGGCGAGCCGAGCGGGTTTTCGGTGCCGCTGCCCGGGTATCCGGGTGCGCTCGCCTGGGTGGAACGGTCCGTGCCGGAGCCCGGCCAGGCGGAGTTCGACCGGGTGCTCGCCGAGCGGCTGGCCACGACCGTCCGGATCGTGCTGGACCGCACCGGGCCCGGCGCGGCGAACGGCGATCCCGCCGCGGTGGAAGTTCTCGTCGACGCCGGCGCCGACGAGGACACCCGCGTCCGCGCGGCGCGCCGCGCGGGGCTGGCGGTGGACGGCGTCTTCACCGTCACGGTCAGCACCGGCGGCCCCCGTCCGCCCGGGGCGGCGCGGCTGGGCGACCTCGACGTCACCGTCGCACCGGCCGGCTCGCCCACCGGCGCACGATCGGCCGCCGGACTACGTGACCTGCCGTGGTCCTACGAGCAGGCGCGGCTCGCCTTCCGGCTGACCGCGGACGGTGAGCCCGGCTCGTCTCATGTGGACGCCGCCGCGCTGGGCGGCCTGCTGGCCCTCGCGGAAGGGTGTGACACCCAGGCGGCCGTCGCCGAAGTGACGCTGCTCGAGCGCGTCCTGGCCGCGCACCCATGGGCGCTCGAAACCCTGACCGCGGTCGCGGCGGAGCCGAGCCTGCGAGCGGCGGCGGCCGTCGTGCCCGTGCACCACTCGACGCTGCAGAGCCGTGTCGATCTGCTCACTGCGGAGCTCGGCTACGGCCCCGCCACCCCCGCCGGCCGGACCCGGCTGACGATCGCGCTGGCGCTGCGCCGGTTTCGCCGCACCCGCTGA
- a CDS encoding succinate dehydrogenase/fumarate reductase iron-sulfur subunit, producing MKLTVRVWRQPGPDSEGHLVDYPVDGVSPDMSFLEMLDTLNQSLIEAGEQPVAFDHDCREGICGSCGVVINGQAHGPETTTTCQLHMRAFTDGDVIDVEPWRSEGFPVIKDLVVDRSAFDRIVQAGGYITAPTGAAPDAHATPVPKPDADLAFDNATCIGCGACVAACPNGSAMLFTAAKVSHLNALPQGQPEREQRVLDMVDAMDAEGFGGCTNTGECTLACPKGIPLTSITTLNREFLRAARKSRR from the coding sequence GTGAAACTCACCGTACGCGTCTGGCGCCAGCCCGGCCCCGACAGCGAAGGGCACCTCGTCGACTACCCGGTCGACGGCGTCAGCCCCGACATGTCGTTCCTCGAAATGCTCGACACGCTCAACCAGAGCCTCATAGAAGCCGGCGAACAGCCGGTCGCCTTCGACCACGACTGCCGCGAAGGCATCTGCGGCTCCTGCGGTGTCGTCATCAACGGCCAGGCCCACGGCCCCGAAACCACCACGACCTGCCAGCTGCACATGCGGGCCTTCACCGACGGCGACGTCATCGACGTCGAACCCTGGCGGTCGGAGGGCTTCCCCGTCATCAAGGACCTCGTCGTCGACCGCTCCGCCTTCGACCGCATCGTCCAGGCCGGCGGTTACATCACCGCACCCACCGGCGCGGCCCCCGACGCCCACGCCACCCCCGTCCCGAAGCCCGACGCCGACCTCGCCTTCGACAACGCCACGTGCATCGGCTGCGGCGCCTGCGTCGCGGCCTGCCCCAACGGCTCGGCCATGCTCTTCACCGCCGCCAAGGTCAGCCACCTCAACGCCCTCCCCCAGGGTCAGCCCGAACGCGAGCAACGCGTGCTCGACATGGTCGACGCCATGGACGCCGAAGGGTTCGGCGGCTGCACCAACACCGGCGAGTGCACCCTCGCCTGCCCCAAGGGGATCCCGCTGACGAGCATCACCACGCTCAACCGGGAGTTCCTGCGGGCGGCGCGGAAATCGCGCCGGTGA